A portion of the Mytilus galloprovincialis chromosome 12, xbMytGall1.hap1.1, whole genome shotgun sequence genome contains these proteins:
- the LOC143055528 gene encoding uncharacterized protein LOC143055528: MEAYFDIKTRHREVQIIQHSTHSRIEITDMAVLRILGIVMCFIAVVNCQICASDAKTEDPFQGKLEDEKGYPKAEIEGAYEKLDRDTKALIDKDAGEMATLSKYDFLPVSHLSSSLCPHTFVTVYPRGWHFLSSSLGKCWILNRWWNTPLSYAVCPTKSCQGLPCPAKNYRCTPSNYKGYVAWTYCPGKGFSRRWFKLPQCCECQRFKC; encoded by the exons ATGGAAGCTTACTTCGATATAAAGACAAGGCACCGCGAAGTTCAAATCATACAACACTCGACTCATTCAAGAATAGAAATCACAGATATGGCTGTTCTAAGAATTTTG GGGATTGTGATGTGTTTTATTGCTGTTGTCAACTGCCAGATTTGTGCATCAGATGCAAAAACTGAAGATCCATTTCAAGGAAAATTAGAAGATGAAAAGGGCTATCCAAA AGCTGAAATAGAAGGTGCATATGAGAAGTTAGACCGGGACACAAAAGCACTGATCGATAAAGATGCCGGTGAAATGGCAACTTTGAGTAAATACGACTTCCTGCCTGT TTCTCATTTGTCGTCATCCCTTTGCCCTCACACATTTGTCACAGTCTATCCAAGAGGATGGCATTTCCTAAGCAGTAGTCTGGGAAAGTGTTGGATTCTCAATAGATGGTGGAATACCCCACTCTCATACGCTGTATGCCC AACAAAATCATGCCAAGGCCTACCATGTCCTGCTAAAAACTACCGTTGTACACCATCGAACTACAAGGGCTACGTAGCATGGACCTATTGTCCAGGAAAAGGATTCAGTCGCAGATGGTTTAAATTGCCTCAGTGTTGTGAATGTCAAAGATTTAAATGTTGA